A region of Vanessa cardui chromosome 1, ilVanCard2.1, whole genome shotgun sequence DNA encodes the following proteins:
- the LOC124532757 gene encoding gamma-butyrobetaine dioxygenase, whose product MIVLRRIQCANKFISRQMEIIKQIKTSKFHTNSIFKQRDSKDVMNIEINGKTLQFPSVWLRDNCQCEQCFHQSAKSRIIEWSKFDLNVKPNDVTKDDNSLQVTWDDGHVSKYKLSWLKFRSFTSDDQQIYTNTLYKPAKVTWHGDDFSKVCSKHDYNEILNSDDALYNWLLQFSIYGVSLIENTPDSETALDSIVAKVGFNKKTHYGEKFVVQHVVNTSNVAYLSNNLQMHTDLPYYEYCPGVNLLHCLVQTLSKGGENLLSDCHYTVAYMKENHPEEYKILTETEVEWSDVGCENGNEFFKLYRSPVICLDRNGEVIRINFSVPQRGAHFPGPIEKVKPWYRAHTLFYELNKNFSAKFKTKAGDILVFDNIRLLHGRNMYEDKSNNVRKLIGAYVDWDEIYSRLRCLKVKLHPEDRI is encoded by the coding sequence ATGATTGTGTTGAGGCGAATTCAATgtgcaaataaatttatatcaagacaaatggaaattataaaacaaattaaaacaagcaAATTTCACACAAACAGTATATTTAAGCAAAGAGATAGTAAGGATGTtatgaatattgaaattaacGGTAAAACTCTGCAATTTCCAAGTGTATGGTTAAGGGACAACTGCCAGTGTGAACAGTGTTTTCATCAATCAGCAAAAAGTCGAATAATTGAATGGAGCAAATTCGACTTAAATGTTAAGCCAAACGACGTCACTAAGGACGATAATTCTTTGCAAGTTACGTGGGACGACGGTCATGTATCCAAATATAAACTCAGCTGGTTGAAATTCCGTAGTTTTACGTCAGATGATCAACAAATCTACACCAACACACTGTATAAACCAGCAAAAGTTACATGGCATGGAGACGACTTTAGTAAAGTTTGCAGTAAGCatgattataatgaaattttaaactcTGATGATGCACTATACAACTGGTTACTTCAGTTTTCAATTTATGGAGTCTCATTGATAGAGAATACACCAGACTCAGAAACTGCTTTAGATAGTATTGTAGCAAAAgtaggttttaataaaaagacaCATTACGGTGAAAAGTTTGTAGTGCAACATGTAGTTAATACTAGTAATGTTGCATATTTGTCGAACAATTTGCAAATGCACACAGACCTCCCATACTATGAGTATTGTCCAGGTGTAAACCTACTGCACTGTCTTGTGCAGACTCTCAGCAAAGGTGGCGAAAATCTCCTATCTGACTGTCATTACACAGTGGCTTACATGAAAGAGAATCATCCCGAGgaatataaaatcttaacaGAAACAGAAGTAGAATGGAGTGACGTCGGTTGTGAAAATGGCAATGAATTCTTCAAACTCTATAGATCACCCGTGATATGTCTAGATAGAAATGGTGAAGTAATAAGAATTAACTTTTCAGTTCCTCAACGTGGTGCACATTTCCCCGGACCCATTGAAAAAGTAAAGCCATGGTATAGAGCCCATACTCTCTTCtatgaattgaataaaaacttCTCAGCCAAGTTTAAAACTAAAGCTGGGGACATACTCGTGTTTGATAATATTAGATTATTGCATGGCAGGAATATGTATGAAGATAAAAGTAACAATGTAAGAAAGCTGATTGGTGCATATGTGGATTGGGATGAAATTTATTCACGGTTGCGATGTTTGAAAGTGAAGTTGCACCCTGAAGATAGAATATGA
- the LOC124532766 gene encoding mitotic spindle assembly checkpoint protein MAD2B: MDSCLVDISIEFLAVAFHSILYYTSIYPESIFETKKKYNIVVYRSMHPELNQYIDLCLKSIAECLKIGQLKRLEFSITNNTYKPILKFIFDFDHMDVYDETADAYLIKTEQNLRAFCLKLATFSNKFTNLPEDGSFTIYIHTNESTAVAMASKPDLEDFPLVEVDDKYEDSDNILPIRRFSVRNCYIDTYIEFAK; the protein is encoded by the coding sequence ATGGATTCCTGTTTGGTAGATATAAGTATAGAATTTCTCGCTGTCGCTTTCCATAGTATTTTATACTACACTTCAATATACCCAGAAAGTATTTTTGAaacgaaaaagaaatataacattGTCGTGTATCGATCAATGCACCCTGAGCTCAACCAATACATTGATTTGTGCTTAAAAAGTATTGCAGAATGCCTGAAAATTGGACAATTAAAACGGTTAGAGTTTTCTATAACCAACAACACTTACAAGcctatactaaaatttatttttgacttcGACCACATGGATGTCTATGACGAAACTGCAGATGCGTATTTGATTAAAACTGAGCAGAATTTGCGCGCGTTTTGTCTTAAGTTAGCAACATTCAGTAACAAATTCACCAATCTTCCTGAAGATGGCAGCTtcacaatttatattcatacaaaTGAATCAACAGCAGTTGCTATGGCATCTAAACCAGATCTAGAAGATTTTCCATTAGTAGAAGTGGATGACAAGTATGAAGACTCTGATAACATATTACCAATAAGAAGGTTTTctgtaaggaattgttatatTGACACATACATTGAATTTGCAAAATAG